Genomic DNA from Veillonellaceae bacterium:
GTGTTAGCACTGGTTGCTATTCTGCATGTAACAGAAAGTTTGCTGATTGCGCTGAGCAGCCGCTTCAGCGCCATGCCGATGTTTATTAAACGGGGGGACGGGCAGCTGGTAGGAGCGTTTAGTTTGCAGAACTTTTGGCCGCTGCCGCTTGTGCTGTTAGTAGCTGTTGGCGTGCCGACCGGGAATGACCCGGCCGGCGGTATTAAAATGGCTGATTGGTGGCCGCTAATGCCGCTCGGCATTGATCCGCCCGAAGGACAGAAGTGGGTATATGCCATGATGCCGGTTGTTGCCGCGCTAGGTTATACCGATATGGCAATAACTAGCCTTCCTTATAAGCGCCGGCTGAAATCGGCCCTTCATCTTGCCATTTACAGCGTTATTTTGCTGGCTTTGGCTTTGCTGTCGGCAAAATTTCAATGGCTGCAGATAATCGCAGCGCTGGCAAGCCCGCTGGGTCATGAGTTTTTGATTCAACTTGATAATAAGCAGGAATCAGAGGGTAAGCCGCTGTTTGTGCCCCCGGATAAAGGGGTAATGGTTCTCGATACCGTTCAGGATACGCCGGCCCGCAAACTAGGCCTGCAGCCTGGTGATATAATATATAATTTAGCCGGAATGCCGGTCAACTGCGGTTCAGACCTGGCATATGCCATTATGTATGCGCCGCGGGAGTCAAGCATAGTCTATGAACGGCAAGGCAAGCAACAAGAGCGGAATTTTAAATTTCAAAAAGATGAGCGGCGCTTAGGAATTATATTGGTGCCGGAAGGCCATGAGCAGTTTTACGCTGTTATGACTGAAGAGAATTTTGCAATTGTCGATTGGTTTAAGAAACGGCGTAATAAGTAGTGCATTACCGCTAAAAGCATGATATAATTATTCCTAGTGGATAATACTTATCCAATAACAAAAAATCTGTAAGACTCCCAGCTTCTTAAGCGGGAGTCAACAGCGTCTAAGCCCCAGGATAAGTGCGACTAAGCTTTAGTGAGCTAATGCTTAATCTAAAGCAAGTCCTACTTTATTGTAATGGTTTAATTATCTAATACTTTTGCTAAGTGCGGTGAGAATATGAATATTGTTCCCAAATTAAATACTGCATATATTGAAGGCGGCGTACCGTTTAAGGTTGAGGCGCCTTTTTCACCTACTGGCGACCAGCCGCAGGCTATCGCTAAATTGGTTGAAGGCATCCGGCGCGGTGAGCGTGGACAGGTACTGTTGGGCGCTACCGGTACCGGCAAGACTTTCACCATGGCTAAGGTCATCGAAGAAGTCCAAAAACCAACACTGGTCATTGCACACAATAAGACGCTCGCTGCTCAGCTAGCCAGCGAGTTTAAAGAGTTTTTCCCCAATAATGCGGTTGAGTATTTTGTCAGTTATTATGACTATTACCAGCCCGAGGCATATATTGCCCATACCGATACTTATATTGAAAAAGACGCTTCAATTAATGATGAGATAGACAAGCTGCGCCACTCGGCGACAAGCTCGCTCTTTGAACGGCGCGATGTTATTATTGTAGCCAGTGTTTCCTGCATCTACGGTCTCGGTTCGCCGGATGAATACCATGGCTTGGTGCTGTCGCTCCGGCAAGGTCAAACCCGCGACCGCGATGATATTTTGCGCAAGCTGATTGCTATTCAGTATGAGCGTAACGATATAAACTTTACCCGTGGTAAGTTCCGGGTACGCGGCGATGTTATTGAAATATTTCCGGCAGCTTATGGCGAAAAGGCTGTTCGGGTTGAATTGTTTGGCGATGAAGTTGACCGCATTCAGGAAATTGATACGCTGACAGGCGAGGTTTTGTCTGAGCGTAAGCATATTGCCATTTATCCGGCTTCTCACTATGTCACTTCGCGCGATAATATGCTGCGGGCCGTTGCAGATATTGAGGCCGAGCTTGAGCAGCAGCTGGCCTTTTTCCAAGCTAATAACAAACTGCTCGAAGCCCAGCGTATCGGTCAGCGGACTAAGTATGACATTGAAATGATGTTGGAAATGGGTTACTGTTCAGGCATCGAAAACTATTCTCGGCACCTTACTAACCGTGCGCCGGGGGAATCGCCCTATACGCTAATTGACTACTTCCCGAAAGATTTTATGATAATGATTGACGAGTCGCATGTAACGCTGCCGCAAATTCGGGCTATGTATGCCGGCGACCGTTCCCGCAAACAGTCTTTGGTCGAAAATGGGTTTCGCCTGCCTTCGGCCTTTGACAACCGACCGCTTACCTTCGATGAGTTTGAGGAACGGATAAATCAGATCGTCTATGTATCGGCAACCCCGGCGGCTTATGAAATGCAGCACAGCAGTCAAGTGGTGCAGCAGGTAATCAGGCCAACCGGGCTAATTGACCCTGAAGTTGAAATCCGTCCAATTAAGGGGCAGATGGACGACTTGCTTGGTGAAATCAAAAAACGGGCGGCCATCGACGAGCGGGTACTCGTTACGACGCTGACCAAGAAGATGGCTGAAAATCTTACCGACTATTTAAAGGAAATGGGCATTCGCGTCCGCTACCTTCATTCTGATATCGTCACAATCGAGCGGGTTGAACTTATCCGCGGCCTGCGGGCCGGTGAGTTCGATGTGCTTGTTGGTATAAACCTGCTCCGCGAGGGGCTTGATATTCCTGAAGTTTCTCTTGTGGCCATTCTTGATGCCGACAAGGAAGGCTTTTTACGCTCGGAAACGTCGTTAGTCCAGACTATTGGCCGGGCCGCCCGCAACGCGCAGGGCCGGGTTATTATGTATGCTGATGTAATGACCGACTCGATGCGCCGCGCTATCGATGAAACCAACCGCCGCCGAGAAATCCAGATTGCGTACAATACAAAACATGGTATTACCCCTAAGACTATTCAAAAGCGGGTTAAGGACCTAATTGAAACAACCAAGGTAGCCGAAACACCGGCTGAATATACGGCCACAACCGTCAGCCGCGTGGCCGAAATGAAGAAAAATGAGCTTATCGAGCTTATTGCCAAACTGGAAAAAGAAATGCGCGAGGCATCTAAAGCCCTCGAATTCGAACGCGCTGCCGACCTACGCGATATGGTCATAGAGCTCCGCGAAAAAATCAGCAAGGCAAAGCCGGGGCCAGCAAAAAAGGTGGCCAAGACTAAGACTAAAAAATAATTCACAGCGTAACACCTGAGATCGCCACGTCGCCAATGGCTCCTCGCGATGACATTTGTGTAGGCTGGGAGCCCGATAAGATAGTCGCAGAACTATCTCACTGTCATTGCGAACGAAGCGCAGCGGAGTGTGGCAACCTCAGAACTTTGCGAGCTTATTTTTAACTTAAGTGAGAGGAAAACATATGAAAGAAAAGATCATTGTTAAGGGTGCCAGACAGCATAACCTTAAAAATATAGATATCGAAATTCCGCGGGATGAGTTGGTTGTTATTACTGGCTTAAGCGGGTCGGGTAAGTCGTCGCTGGCGTTTGACACTATCTATGCTGAGGGGCAGCGGCGGTATGTTGAATCGTTGTCGGCTTATGCCCGGCAATTTCTTGGCCAGATGGACAAACCTGATGTTGATTATATCGAAGGCTTGTCGCCGGCCATTTCCATTGACCAAAAGACGACCAGCCGCAATCCCCGTTCAACGGTAGGCACAGTTACTGAAATATACGACTATCTGCGGCTGTTGTTTGCCCGGGCAGGGCGTCCGCATTGTCCTAAATGCGGTAAGCCAATCAGTCAGCAGACAGTTGAGCAGATGGTTGACCAGATTATGGCACTGCCGGAAGGCACTAAGCTGATGCTGCTGGCCACAGTGGTGCGCGGCAAAAAGGGCGAGCACCATAAGGTGTTGGAAGACATCAAGAAAAACGGTTATGTGCGAATTAGGGTTGACGGTCAGATTATTGATGTTATTGAGGAAATTAAGCTTGAAAAAAATAAAAGACATACCATTGAGGTCGTTGTTGACCGTCTGGTTATCCGACCCGGTATCGAAAGCAGGCTTGCCGATTCGCTGGAAACGGCACTTGGCCTTGGGGGCGGGGTAATCACAGCAGCAATAATTGATGGGGAAGAACTTGTATTCAGCCAGAACTTCGCCTGTGTTGATTGCGGTATCAGCTTGCCGGAAATTGCACCGCGGATGTTCTCGTTCAATAGCCCATATGGCGCCTGCCCGGACTGTACCGGCTTAGGCAACAATATGGAGTTCGACCCTTCGCTGGTGGTGCCTGACCCGAGCAAAGCCTTGATTGACGGTGCCATTGCAGCGTTAAGTAAGAATACTAACTCGTATTTTATGTGCCAGCTTGAGGCGGTTGTCGAAAAGCATGGCGGTTCGCTGTACAATACCTGGGAAGAACTGTCGGACGAACTAAAAAACATCATAATGTACGGTTCTGAGGAAAAATATACCTTTGCCTACGACAATATGTATGGCGAGCACAAGATCTATAATACCAAATTTGAAGGCGTAATTCCGACCTTAAACCGCCGCCACCGCGAATCAGCTTCTGACTGGTCGCGGGAAGAAATTGAGGAATTTATGAGCACCAAGCCGTGCCCGACTTGTAAGGGGGCTCGCCTAAAGCCAGAAGTCCTTGCGGTAAAAGTCGGCGGCAGAAACATTTATGAAGTAACCCGACTGAATATTGCCG
This window encodes:
- a CDS encoding PDZ domain-containing protein, translating into MFPWQQVFELVLRQTIAVFFEPIFWLIVGFLGVQYWQTKRNQQKMFGTAIYSLRHQILLAAFYGTIGGVAASLLLTVVGITLNKLGFNYIWPLALLLMMINTRFLCFAYAGGLVAVSNVIFGWPDVNVPQVLALVAILHVTESLLIALSSRFSAMPMFIKRGDGQLVGAFSLQNFWPLPLVLLVAVGVPTGNDPAGGIKMADWWPLMPLGIDPPEGQKWVYAMMPVVAALGYTDMAITSLPYKRRLKSALHLAIYSVILLALALLSAKFQWLQIIAALASPLGHEFLIQLDNKQESEGKPLFVPPDKGVMVLDTVQDTPARKLGLQPGDIIYNLAGMPVNCGSDLAYAIMYAPRESSIVYERQGKQQERNFKFQKDERRLGIILVPEGHEQFYAVMTEENFAIVDWFKKRRNK
- the uvrB gene encoding excinuclease ABC subunit UvrB — translated: MNIVPKLNTAYIEGGVPFKVEAPFSPTGDQPQAIAKLVEGIRRGERGQVLLGATGTGKTFTMAKVIEEVQKPTLVIAHNKTLAAQLASEFKEFFPNNAVEYFVSYYDYYQPEAYIAHTDTYIEKDASINDEIDKLRHSATSSLFERRDVIIVASVSCIYGLGSPDEYHGLVLSLRQGQTRDRDDILRKLIAIQYERNDINFTRGKFRVRGDVIEIFPAAYGEKAVRVELFGDEVDRIQEIDTLTGEVLSERKHIAIYPASHYVTSRDNMLRAVADIEAELEQQLAFFQANNKLLEAQRIGQRTKYDIEMMLEMGYCSGIENYSRHLTNRAPGESPYTLIDYFPKDFMIMIDESHVTLPQIRAMYAGDRSRKQSLVENGFRLPSAFDNRPLTFDEFEERINQIVYVSATPAAYEMQHSSQVVQQVIRPTGLIDPEVEIRPIKGQMDDLLGEIKKRAAIDERVLVTTLTKKMAENLTDYLKEMGIRVRYLHSDIVTIERVELIRGLRAGEFDVLVGINLLREGLDIPEVSLVAILDADKEGFLRSETSLVQTIGRAARNAQGRVIMYADVMTDSMRRAIDETNRRREIQIAYNTKHGITPKTIQKRVKDLIETTKVAETPAEYTATTVSRVAEMKKNELIELIAKLEKEMREASKALEFERAADLRDMVIELREKISKAKPGPAKKVAKTKTKK